The following nucleotide sequence is from Streptomyces sp. HUAS CB01.
TCTACACCACCTGCGCCGCCACCGGCTTCTCGATGGGACTGGTGCTGTCCGGTCTGCTCACCGAGGTCAGCTGGCGGCTGACGATGCTGCTGCCCGCGCCGATCGCCCTGCTCGCCCTGCTCGCGGGCATCAGGCTCATCCCGCACAGCCGCCGTGAGGACTCCGGCAAGGGCTACGACGTCCCGGGCGCCGTCACCGGGACCGCCGCGATGCTGCTGCTGGTCTTCACCGTCGTCCAGGCACCCGAGGCGGGCTGGACCACGGCCCGGACGCTGCTGTCCTTCCTGGCCGCCGCGGCGCTGCTCGCCCTCTTCGTCAGGATCGAACGGCGCAGCTCCCATCCACTGATCCGGCTGGGTGTGCTGCGTTCGGGCAGCCAGATCCGGGCCAATCTGGGCGCCGCCTTCTTCTTCGGGTCGTACGTCGGCTTCCAGTTCCTCGTCACCCAGTACATGCAGTCCCTGCTCGGCTGGTCGGCGCTGCAGACGGCTCTGGCCTTCCTCCCCGCCGGTGCGCTGGTGGCGCTCTCCTCCACGAGGATCGGCGGACTCGTGGACCGCTTCGGCACCCCCCGGGTGATCGCGACCGGGTTCGCGCTGCTGGTGATCGGCTATGCGCTGTTCCTCCGGATCGACCTCGTACCGCGCTACGCCGCAGTCGTCCTCCCCTCGATGCTGCTGCTGGGTGCGGCCTGCGCCCTGGTCTTCCCCTCGCTCAACATCCAGGCCACCAACGGCGTGGAGGACCACGAGCAGGGCATGGTCTCCGGGCTGCTGAACACCTCGATCCAGGTCGGCGGAGCGGTCTTCCTCGCCGTCGTCACCGCGGTGATCACCGCCGGCGGCGCGGCGGACGGCGGTCCGCAGGAGGTGCTGGACAGCTTCCGGCCGGGCCTGGTGGTGGTCACGGTGATCGCGGCGGCGGGCCTGCTCGTCACCGTCACCGGGCTGCGCGGCCGGGGGACTCCGCGGGGTTCCGTCGTGGTCGCGCGGTCGGGCGAGGGCCCGGCCACCCAGGACGCGACGGCCGCGCCCGCGACCGAGCCGGTCGGCGCCCGCGACTGACACGGCGGTCCCCGTCCTGACACGGGCGGGGCGACCCACCGGGGCGGCGGGGGCGGGGGATTGCCCGCTCGCCGCCGCCCTGTGACACTCTCCGCATGGGGGCACGTACACAGGCACAGCGGGACGAGATGACCGTCGAGATCGGTTACGAGCTGTTCAGCGCGGCCTTCGCGGCGGCGGTGGTGTTCGGGGCGATCGCGGGACCGAAGCTGATGTTCGCCATGCCGTACGCCGTCGAGCGCGGGCTCCTCCTCGCCGCCGTGGCAGCGGCGGCGCTGGTCTTCCCGCTTCGGGTGGTCACGGTGCTGCGGCGGTTCTCGCGCGAGACGGCCCGGCGCGGTCTGCCGGGTCAGCCCAGCCAGCCCGGCCGAACGAGCCCCGACTCGTAGGCGAGGACGACGAGTTGGGCGCGGTCCCGGGCGCCGAGCTTCACCATCGTCCGGCTGACGTGCGTCTTGGCCGTGAGGGGGCTGACCACGAGGCGGCGGGCGATCTCCTCGTTGGACAACCCGATGCCGACGAGGGCCATCACCTCCCGCTCCCGCTCGGTGAGGTCCGCGAGGGCCCCGGCCGCGGCGGGCTCCTTGGAACGGGCGGCGAACTCGGCGATGAGCCGGCGCGTGACACCCGGCGACAGCAGCGCGTCGCCTTCCACCACGGCCCTCACGGCGCGCAGGAGTTCCTCGGGCTCGGTGTCCTTCACGAGGAAGCCGGAGGCGCCGGACCGGATCGCCTCGAAGACGTACTCGTCCAGTTCGAAGGTGGTCAGCATGACCACCTTCACCCCGTCGAGCGCGGTGTCCCCGGTGATCCGCCGGGTGGCCGCGAGTCCGTCGAGCCGGGGCATGCGGATGTCCATCAGGACCACGTCGGGCCGGAGTCGGGCGACGCCGGTGAGGGCCTCCTCGCCGTCCGCCGCCTCCCCGGCGACCTCGATGTCCGGCTGGGCGTCGAGCAGCGCCCGGAAGCCGGCGCGTACGAGCGCCTGGTCGTCGGCGAGCAGTACCCGGATCACGATGTCTCCTTCGGCTCGACGGGCAGTCGGGCGTGCACGCGGAAGCCTCCGTCCCCGCGCGGGCCCGCCTCGATCGTGCCGCCGAGCGCCGCGGCCCGTTCCCGCATGCCGACGAGCCCCCGGCCGCTTCCCCCGTGATCGCCTCCGGTGGCGGGTCCGTCGTCGTCGACGGTGAGGTCGAGACGGCCGGGCGCGTGGGCGATCCGGACCCGGGCGGTGCGGGAGCCGGAGTGCCGTACGACGTTCGTGAGCGCCTCCTGCACGATCCGGAAGGCGGCGAGGTCGGCGCCTGGCGCCAGGGCGGTCTCCCCGCCCTCCGTCGCGACCTCCACCGTGAGCCCTGCTCCGGCGGCCTGCTCGACGAGTTCGGGCAGCCGGCCGAGTCCCGGAGCGGGCGCGCGGGGCGCCTCCCCCGGCGCCCGGAGGGTGTCCAGGACCTGCCGCACCTCGCCAAGGGCCTCCTTGCTGGCCGCCTTGATCGTGGTGAGGGCCGAACGGGCCTGTTCGGGGTCGGAGTCGAGCAGGGCGAGCCCGACTCCGGCCTGGACGTTGATGAGGGAGATGGAGTGGGCGAGCACGTCGTGCAGTTCGCGGGCGATGCGCAGCCGCTCCTCGTCCGCACGGCGCTTCTCGGCGGCCTCTCGTTCGGCACGTTCGCGGGCCCACTGCTCCCGGCGTACGCGTACCGCCTCGGCGGACGCGAGCACGGCCGC
It contains:
- a CDS encoding MFS transporter, encoding MTSPTDVPTSPERWTPRLWGTLLVLCAAMFLDALDVSMVGVALPSIATDLGLSTATLQWIVSGYILGYGGLLLLGGRAADLLGRRRVFLIALAVFALASLLGGLVDSGPLLIASRFVKGLSAAFTAPAGLSIITTTFKEGPQRNRALAIYTTCAATGFSMGLVLSGLLTEVSWRLTMLLPAPIALLALLAGIRLIPHSRREDSGKGYDVPGAVTGTAAMLLLVFTVVQAPEAGWTTARTLLSFLAAAALLALFVRIERRSSHPLIRLGVLRSGSQIRANLGAAFFFGSYVGFQFLVTQYMQSLLGWSALQTALAFLPAGALVALSSTRIGGLVDRFGTPRVIATGFALLVIGYALFLRIDLVPRYAAVVLPSMLLLGAACALVFPSLNIQATNGVEDHEQGMVSGLLNTSIQVGGAVFLAVVTAVITAGGAADGGPQEVLDSFRPGLVVVTVIAAAGLLVTVTGLRGRGTPRGSVVVARSGEGPATQDATAAPATEPVGARD
- a CDS encoding DUF6332 family protein, yielding MGARTQAQRDEMTVEIGYELFSAAFAAAVVFGAIAGPKLMFAMPYAVERGLLLAAVAAAALVFPLRVVTVLRRFSRETARRGLPGQPSQPGRTSPDS
- a CDS encoding response regulator encodes the protein MIRVLLADDQALVRAGFRALLDAQPDIEVAGEAADGEEALTGVARLRPDVVLMDIRMPRLDGLAATRRITGDTALDGVKVVMLTTFELDEYVFEAIRSGASGFLVKDTEPEELLRAVRAVVEGDALLSPGVTRRLIAEFAARSKEPAAAGALADLTEREREVMALVGIGLSNEEIARRLVVSPLTAKTHVSRTMVKLGARDRAQLVVLAYESGLVRPGWLG
- a CDS encoding sensor histidine kinase produces the protein MDEQRSRPDPPWRHGPPCTHGGAPWRRRGPGPWSGTGLPWRSSLVLAVIVSVATGFAARNQPDREPLDVLALLLLLAGPAVLLVRRRHPVAVLYAVVVVTLVYLGAGYPYGPVFLTVAVAVFSAVVTGHRHAAWGAVGLLWAGHLLVAHRLYAYLPPAGDHAAPWGQELVGAAWIAAVLASAEAVRVRREQWARERAEREAAEKRRADEERLRIARELHDVLAHSISLINVQAGVGLALLDSDPEQARSALTTIKAASKEALGEVRQVLDTLRAPGEAPRAPAPGLGRLPELVEQAAGAGLTVEVATEGGETALAPGADLAAFRIVQEALTNVVRHSGSRTARVRIAHAPGRLDLTVDDDGPATGGDHGGSGRGLVGMRERAAALGGTIEAGPRGDGGFRVHARLPVEPKETS